The DNA region TCTTGCGATCGGTCGGTGCGTCGAAGCGTGGCCGATAGAGCCACATCCGGGCACCAAAGAATCGCCGAAACTATGTAGGCCTACGGGCAGGGTCAAACGCGTGCGACGCAGCGCATTCCCCGCCGTGGCTGGGTTTTTTGCCCGGGCTGCAGCTTGCGCCGCATTGCCGGGTCTCGACTCGTCATTCCCGGGGCTTCCCCGTTTCCGGGTACTTGCTTCGGGCTCGTCTCGGCCACCGTAAGGGATGGCCGCTTTCTCGGCCGCACGGGTGCGCGGCCATAGCGGGCGGAGGGGTTGCTGTGCGCAGTCCCGACGCCGGAATCGGGGAGGTCTACCGGGTTTTCATGAAAACGGTAGCGAAACGCGGAACTTTTTTTGCGCCGCGTGGTTTTTTCAAAGAAACCGGCGCAGCCGCCGAGCTTGAAACGCGTGTCTGCGGGTCGCCGGTCAATGACCGACGCGCGTTTTTGCTATCTATTCTCCTCGGCAGTTCACGCGGTCCCCGCCCAGCCCCATTACAATCTTCAGCCCGGGCCGGGTACGTTCCGGGACCATGGCGAAAGACCTCCTGCACGAAAAGGAACGCGGCGAAGAGACCAACTACATTCGCCGCCAGGAAGAAAAGCTGATCGCGAAGATGCGCGAGCGCGCGCGGATCGACGAGATCGCCAGGGCGCTCGGCGACGTTCTGCGCGTCGACGACCCGGAGCTGCTCCGTCGCATCGGTGAGCTCGGCCTTGACCAGGAGACGGGCTCCGCGATCCTGGCCGCACCGCTGGTCGAAGTGGCCTGGGCTGACGGTCATGTCGACGAGGCCGAGAAGGCCATCGTCGTCGCTGCTGCCGAAGAGCGCGGACTGACTCCCGGCACGCCGGCGCACGACAAGCTGCTCGAATGGCTGCGCGAGCGGCCGTCGCACGCCATCGTCGAGGCAGCACTCCAGGCAATGCAGATCGGATTCTCCCTGCTCCCCGCCGCCGAGCGCGAACAGAATATCTCTTCGATACTTGCCACGTGTCGCCAGGTTGCCGAGGCAGCCGGCGGCGGGCTCGCAAAGAAGCTCGGGATCTCGAGCGGCATCGCGAAGGCGGAACGCACGGTGCTCGACGAGATTGCGGAGAAGCTTCACGCACCGCCGAGGAAGTAAGCGCCGGGAGAGCAGCCGAACGCGCGAGCGTCAGCGCCGGACCACGGCCGCGCGGTAGCGGCTCGGGCTGCTGCCGGACATCCTGCGCATCATCCGGCGCAGCGCCGTCGCGTCCGCGTAACCGACCTGCTCAGCCACCGATTCGACCGACAAACGGCTCGATTCGATCAGCATGCGAGCCCGATTGAGTCGCACAGTCTGGATCAGGGCCATCGGGCTGCGGCCTGTGGCCTGCCGAACCTGCCGCGCAAGCGTCCTTGGTGACATCGCGAGCTCTGCGGCCAGGGTTTCGACGCGTGGCGGATTCGGCAGCGCAGTTTCGATACGCGCCACGAGCCGGGCGACCAGCTCATTGCCATTCGACAGCATCGTCGGCACGACGAAGTTCGACTGCGCGTGGCGCGCGTCGATGAGCAGCACGCGCGCGACCGCATCGGCAAGGGCGACTCCGAACTTCTCGCGCAGCACGTGAAGCATGAGATCCGTCTGGGCAAACGCCGCACCAGCCGTACTCACAGGACCGTCGGCGCAGACCATGCGGTCCGCATCGACGATGCACGACGGCTCGCGCTTCTGCAGTTCGGATGCCAGCCACCACGTCGTCGTTACGCGTCGCCTCGCCAGCAGGCCGGCAGCCTGAAGCAGGAAGACCGCCGAACACGAGGCCGCCACATGGCCGCCGCGCGAAGCATGCGCCGCGAGAGCGCGGATCGCGTCCCTTGTGTCGGCACTCGACAATCGGGCCGAGATTGCTTCAGGGGTTTCGAGCCCGAGGCCCGGCACCATCCACGTGGAGAAGTCGCTGCGGCTCTTCTTCTGTATAGCGCGCATAGCGGGCATGGCGACGGTCTCGACCTGCATGCCGCTGCTCAGCATCGTGCCTCCTCCCGCCGGCGAGAGGACACGCCAGGTTGGACGCGCGGACTTCACGCGTGGCGCCACCTGCGATGCAGCGCGAAGGACGTCGAGAGTTACAGCGACGCTCGTCGCATAGGCACCGGGAAGCACCAGAACGGTAAAATCGACCATCGTCTGAAACCGCCCTAAAGATGTCTTATCCGACACTGGCCGTCCATCTCTTTCTGCAGTTCAATCTGCCGCTCGTTCGCAAGGAGGCCCCGATGCCGAACAGAACTACGACCGCGAGATCGCTCGTCAGCGTCAACGAAGATGATTCTCTCGCGGACTTCGTGAAACGCGAGATCCGTTTCGAGAACGCGACGAAGGTCGTCTACGTCGCGGGCTCCGGGCCAGCCGTCATCGTGATGACGGAGATGCCAGGAATCAGTCCTCACGTTGCGCGTTTCGCCCGCTGGGTGCGCGATGCCGACTTCACCGTCTACATGCCTTCGCTCTTCGGGCGCGACGGCGCCGTGCCGGGCGCGGAGGAAGGAGCCGCCGTTTTCCGGCGGGCTTGCATGAGTGCCGAGTTCCGTGCTTTTGGCGCCGGGGCATCGAGCCGGGTCACGCAGTGGCTGCGCGCGCTCGCTCGTCTTGCTCATGAGGAATGTGGAGGCCCCGGCGTCGGCGCGATCGGCATGTGTTTCACGGGCAATTTCGCGCTCACGATGATGCTCGAGCCGGCGATGCTTGCGCCGGTGCTGTCACAACCATCGCTTCCGCTGGACGACCCCGCCGGTATCGAGATCTCGGACGAGGATCTGAACGATGTGGCTGCACGTCTCCGGAAGGACGATCTCTCGGTGCTCGCCTTCCGCTTCGAAGGCGACGCGTTCTGCCGCGGCGAGCGCTTCGCCGCATACTCCCGGGCGCTCGGCGAGCGTTTCGTCGGACGAGTCTTGCCGGACAGCGCGGCCAATAGCGACGTGTCGCCATTTTTCGCTGAGTACGTGTCGACTCCGCACAGCGTCGTCACGCAGCATCTCATCGATCAGGCGGGGCAGCCGACCACTGCCGCACGCGACGAAATCCTCGAATTCTTCCGGAAGCGGCTCGTGTCCTGAAACGGGAATCCAGGCCGGGAAGACGCCCGACGTACGACAAAAAACGGCCCGCCTCCGTAACCGGAGAGCGGGCCGTTCTTTCATGAGCAGAGTTCTGCTCGATCGCTGCGTCAGAGCCTGAGCGCCTGCGTCAGATCGTCCTCGGCCTGCTCGCCGACACCCGGCACGTCGATGTCGACGCCGAGATAACCGACCAGACCCGTGCCGGCCGGAATGAGCCGGCCCATGATGACGTTCTCTTTCAGCCCGCGCAGGTGATCGGTCCACCCGTACACCGCCGCTTCGGTCAGCACCTTGGTCGTCTCCTGGAAGGATGCGGCCGAGATGAAGCTTTCCGTCGCGAGGCTCGCCTTCGTGATGCCGAGCAGCATCGGCTCGGCGATGACCGGGCGCTTGCCCTCTTCGAGCAGACCGTTGTTGAGGTCCTCGAAGCGGCCCTTCTCGATCTGGTCGCCGACCAGCATGGTCGAATCGCCCGGATCCTTGACGCGTACGCGACGCAGCATCTGGCGAACGATCACCTCGATGTGCTTGTCGTTGATGCGCACGCCCTGGAGACGGTAGATCTCCTGCACCTCGTCGACCATGTAGGCCGCAAGCTCCTTCTCGCCCTTGACGGTGAGAATGTCGTGCGGGTTCGACGACCCGGCGTGGAGCTGCTGCCCCGCGCGGATGTAGTCGCCTTCCTGCACGAGGATGTGCTTGCCCTTGCCGATCAGGAACTCGCGCGGATCGCCGGCATCGGGCGAAACCACGATCTTCCTCTTGCCCTTGGTGTCCTTGCCGAACGAGACGACGCCGTCGATGTCGCTGATGGCCGCAATCTCTTTCGGGCGCCGTGCCTCGAAAAGCTCGGCCACACGCGGCAGACCGCCGGTGATGTCCTTGGTCTTGGTCGTCTCTCGCGGAATCTTCGCGATGACGTCACCCGGCATGACCTGCGTGCCTTCCTCGGCGTTGAGGTAGGCGCCTTCGGGCAGCGAGTAACGCGCTTCGTTGCCGCGCGGACGCAGCATCGGCCGCCCTTCGGCGTCGCGGATGATGATCGTCGGGCGGCGGTCCTTCGCGGCCTTCGAAGCCGTGATGACTTTGGTCGCCAGACCCGTGTTCGGATCGACGCGCTCTTCCATCGTCTCGCTGTCGACGATGTCCTCGAAGTGCGCGCTGCCGCCGACGTCGGTGATGATCGGCGTCATGAACGGGTCCCACTCGGCGATCAGCTCGCCGGCCTTGACGCGCTCGCCGTCGCGCTTGCGGATACGCGCACCGTGCACGAGCGGATACCGCTCGCGCTCGCGCTGCTGGCCTTCCTCGAGCACTTCGACGATCGAGATCTCGGCGTTGCGGTTCATGACGACGAGGTGGCCGTCACGGTCTTCGACGAACTCGACCGACACGAAGCGCACGACACCGTCGTTGCGCGGCTCGAGCGTGGTGCGCTCGGCGCGGCGGCTGGCCGTACCACCGATGTGGAACGTACGCATCGTCAGCTGCGTTCCCGGCTCGCCGATCGACTGCGCCGCGATGACGCCGATCGATTCGCCCATGCCGACGAGCTTGCCGCGCGCGAGGTCGCGTCCGTAGCACAGCGCGCAGACGCCGCGGCGGACCTGGCAGGTCAGCACCGAGCGGATGGTCACGCGCTCGACACCGGCGTTCTCGATGATCTCGACGAGCCCCTCGTCGATTTCCTTTCCGGCCGCGACGAGCACTTCGTTCGAGAACGGATCGAGAATGTCCTCGAGCGCAACGCGTCCGAGAATACGGTCGCCGAGGCGCTCGATGATCTCGCCGCCTTCGATCAGCGGCGTGATGTCGATGCCGTCGAGCGCGCCGCAGTCCTCCGTGGTGATCACGCAGTCCTGTGCGACGTCGACGAGGCGGCGGGTCAGGTAACCCGAGTTCGCGGTCTTCAGTGCCGTATCGGCAAGACCCTTTCGTGCGCCGTGCGTCGAGATGAAGTACTGCAGCACGGTCAGGCCTTCACGGAAGTTCGCCGTGATCGGCGTCTCGATGATCTCGCCCGACGGCTTGGCCATCAGGCCTCGCATGCCGGCAAGCTGGCGGATCTGCTGCGCGCTGCCGCGCGCACCGGAGTCGGCCATCATGAACACCGGATTGAAGCTGACGACTTCGTGCTTGGTTTCCTTGGCACCGGCGGCCACGTCGGCCGGGACCGTGATGGTCTCGGTCGCGATGCCGCTCATCATCTCTTCGGCGATGCGGTCGGTCACGTTCGCCCAGATGTCGACGACCTTGTTGTAGCGCTCGCCGTTGGTGATGAAGCCGGCTTCGTACTGCTTCTGGATCTCGCGAACCGAGTCGCCGGCCTCGCCGAGCAGGCGGCCCTTGCCGACCGGGATCTTCATGTCCTTGATGCAGATGGATGCGCCCGAGCGCGTGGCCATCGCATAGCCGAGATCCTTCAGGCGATCGGCCAGGATAACGCACGCCTTGTTGCCGCATTGGCGGTACGTGCTGTCGACGAGCTCGCCGAGCGTACGCTTGGTGAGCACGCAGTTGACGTACTTGAAGTCGACGTCCGGCGGCACGACCTCGTACACGAGCACGCGTCCGACGGTAGTATCGACGACCTTGCCTTCGTGGCGGACCTTGATCGCGGCGTGCAGCGCAACGGCGCCCTGGTCATAGGCGACGCGGACTTCCTCGAAGTTCGAGAACCGCTTCTGCTCGCCCATCGCGCCGGGACGGTGGCGCGTGGCGTAGTAGAGCCCGAGCACGATGTCCTGGGTCGGCACGATGATCGGCTTTCCGTGCGCCGGCGACAGGATGTTGTTGGTCGACATCATGAGCACGCGCGCTTCGACCTGGGCTTCGATCGACAGCGGAACGTGCACGGCCATCTGGTCACCGTCGAAGTCGGCGTTGAACGCCGCGCAGACGAGCGGATGCAGCTGGATGGCCTTGCCCTCGATCAGCACCGGCTCGAACGCCTGGATGCCGAGACGGTGCAGGGTCGGTGCGCGGTTGAGCATCACCGGATGCTCGCGGATGACCTCGTCGAGAATGTCCCAGACTTCGGGACGCTCGGTCTCGACCATCTTCTTTGCGCTCTTGATGGTCGTGACGAGGCCGCGCTCTTCGAGCTTGCCGTAGATGAACGGCTTGAACAGCTCGAGCGCCATCTTCTTCGGGAGCCCGCACTGGTGAAGGCGCAGCTCCGGACCGACGACGATCACCGAACGGCCCGAGTAATCGACGCGCTTTCCGAGCAGGTTCTGGCGGAAGCGGCCGGTCTTGCCCTTGAGCATGTCCGACAGCGATTTCAGCGGCCGCTTGTTGGCACCCGTGATCGGACGGCCGCGGCGGCCGTTGTCGAACAGGGCGTCGACGGCCTCCTGCAGCATGCGCTTCTCGTTGCGCACGATGATGTCGGGCGCGTTGAGCTCGATCAGGCGCTTCAAGCGGTTGTTGCGGTTGATCACGCGGCGGTAGAGGTCGTTCAGGTCCGACGTCGCAAAGCGGCCGCCGTCGAGCGGCACGAGCGGGCGCAGGTCCGGCGGAATCACCGGGATGACCTGCAGCACCATCCACTCCGGATGCGAGCCCGACGAGCGGAACGCTTCGGCAACCTTCAGGCGCTTGATGATCTTCTTGCGCTTGGCTTCGCTCGACGTCTCCGACAGCGCGATGCGCAGGTCGTCGGCGACGTCGTCGATGTCGATGTTCGCGAGCACCTTGCGCACGGCTTCGGCGCCCATGCCGGCTTCGAAGCTGCCGGGGCCGAACTCGGCGACCTTGGCGCGGTATTCCATCTCGCCGAGGAGCTGGTTGGTCTCGAGCGTCGTATCGAGCGGATCGATGACGATGTAGCTCTCGTAGTAGAGAACCTTCTCGAGCTGCTTCAGCGTCAGGTCGACGAGCGTGCCGATGCGGCTCGGCAGGCTCTTGACGAACCAGATGTGCGCGATCGGCGTCGCGAGCTCGATGTGGCCCATGCGCTCACGGCGCACCTTGCTCTGGATGACTTCGACGCCGCACTTCTCGCAGACCACGCCACGGTGCCGCATGCGCTTGTACTTGCCGCAGTTGCACTCGTAGTCCTTGGTCGGTCCGAAGATCTTTGCGCAGAACAGGCCATCGCGCTCCGGCTTGAACGTCCTGTAGTTGATCGTCTCGGGTTTCTTCACTTCACCGTGCGACCACGAACGGATCGTGTCGGGAGAGGCGATCCCGATACGAATGGCGGTGTAGCAGCGCGGATCCTTGGGCTTGTCGAACAGCTGCGTAAGCAGGTTCTCCATCAGGCGGCCTCCTCTTCCTTCTCGACGAGCGTGACGTCGAGGCAGAGCGATTGCAGTTCCTTGACCATGACGTTGAACGATTCCGGAAGTCCCGGCTCGAGCGTGTTCTCGCTCTTGACGATGGACTCATACATGCGGGTTCGTCCGGCAACGTCGTCCGATTTGACGGTGAGCATTTCCTGCAGCGTGTAGGCGGCGCCGTAGGCTTCGAGCGCCCACACTTCCATTTCTCCGAGTCGCTGGCCGCCGAACTGGGCCTTGCCGCCGAGCGGCTGCTGCGTGACCAACGAGTACGGGCCCGTCGAGCGGGCGTGGATCTTGTCGTCCACCAGGTGGTGGAGCTTGAGCATGTACATGACGCCGACGGTGACCGGCATGTCGAAGCGCTCTCCGCTCTTGCCGTCGCGAAGCTGCTCCTGTCCGGTGATCGAAAGACCACCGAGCGCCACCAGGTCGAAGATCTCGTCTTCGCTCGCGCCGTCGAACACCGGGGTTGCAACGTGGATACCGCGGCGCGCCTTGTCGGCAAGCACGTGCAGGTCGCGGGTATCGAGTCCGTCGGCAAACGAATCGATGCCGTCGCCCTTGTACGACTTGCGCACCAGAGCACGGATGCCCTCGTAGTCGCCCTTTTCGGCGAGCTCCCACATGTTGCGGCCGAGGATCTTGGCGGCCCACCCGAGATGCGTCTCGAGGATCTGACCGACGTTCATTCGCGACGGAACGCCGAGCGGGTTCAGGCAGATCTCGACGGGCGTGCCGTCTTCGAGGAACGGCATGTCCTCTTCCGGCACGATCTTGGAGACGACGCCCTTGTTGCCGTGGCGTCCGGCCATCTTGTCGCCGACCTGAAGCCGGCGCTTGATGGCCACGAACACCTTGACCATCTTGATGACGCCCGGCGCGAGCTCGTCGCCGGCCGAGAGCCGCTCGATCTTCGCATCGAACTGCGAGTTGATCGCGTAGCTCTTCGACTTCATCGCATCGACGATGCGGGCGAGCTCTTCCTCGACACGCGCGTCGCCGACGTTGATCTCGCCCCAGTACTGGGCCGGGAGCTCGTCGAGCACTTCGCGATTGACGACGGCGTCCTTCGCGAGCAGCACGTGGCGGTTGTCGTCGGTGATGCGGGTCTGGGTCTGGCGGTCGCCGAGCAGGCCGAGGATCTGGCCGACCGCGCTCGTGCGGATGATGCGGAGCTCGTCCGCACGGTCCTTGTCGAGCTTGCGGCGCTGCTCTTCCTCGATGCGCGTGGCGCGCTCGTCCTTGCTGACGCCTTTGCGCGAGAACACGCGCGCATCGATGACGGTTCCTTCGGTGCCCGGCGGCATGCGCAAGGAGGTGTCGCGCACTTCGCCGGCCTTCTCGCCGAAGATTGCCCGCAGGAGCTTTTCTTCCGGAGAAAGCTGCGTCTCGCCTTTCGGCGTGATCTTGCCGACCAGGATGTCGCCCGGCCCGACTTCGGCGCCGATGCGGATGATGCCGGCCTCGTCGAGGTCGCGCAGCGCTTCCTCGCCGACGTTCGGGATGTCGCGGGTGATCTCTTCGGGTCCGAGCTTGGTGTCGCGTGCGACGCACTCGAACTCCTCGATGTGGACCGAGGTGAAGTAGTCTTCCTTCGCG from Candidatus Limnocylindrales bacterium includes:
- a CDS encoding helix-turn-helix domain-containing protein, which codes for MVDFTVLVLPGAYATSVAVTLDVLRAASQVAPRVKSARPTWRVLSPAGGGTMLSSGMQVETVAMPAMRAIQKKSRSDFSTWMVPGLGLETPEAISARLSSADTRDAIRALAAHASRGGHVAASCSAVFLLQAAGLLARRRVTTTWWLASELQKREPSCIVDADRMVCADGPVSTAGAAFAQTDLMLHVLREKFGVALADAVARVLLIDARHAQSNFVVPTMLSNGNELVARLVARIETALPNPPRVETLAAELAMSPRTLARQVRQATGRSPMALIQTVRLNRARMLIESSRLSVESVAEQVGYADATALRRMMRRMSGSSPSRYRAAVVRR
- a CDS encoding dienelactone hydrolase family protein; its protein translation is MPNRTTTARSLVSVNEDDSLADFVKREIRFENATKVVYVAGSGPAVIVMTEMPGISPHVARFARWVRDADFTVYMPSLFGRDGAVPGAEEGAAVFRRACMSAEFRAFGAGASSRVTQWLRALARLAHEECGGPGVGAIGMCFTGNFALTMMLEPAMLAPVLSQPSLPLDDPAGIEISDEDLNDVAARLRKDDLSVLAFRFEGDAFCRGERFAAYSRALGERFVGRVLPDSAANSDVSPFFAEYVSTPHSVVTQHLIDQAGQPTTAARDEILEFFRKRLVS
- the rpoC gene encoding DNA-directed RNA polymerase subunit beta', producing MENLLTQLFDKPKDPRCYTAIRIGIASPDTIRSWSHGEVKKPETINYRTFKPERDGLFCAKIFGPTKDYECNCGKYKRMRHRGVVCEKCGVEVIQSKVRRERMGHIELATPIAHIWFVKSLPSRIGTLVDLTLKQLEKVLYYESYIVIDPLDTTLETNQLLGEMEYRAKVAEFGPGSFEAGMGAEAVRKVLANIDIDDVADDLRIALSETSSEAKRKKIIKRLKVAEAFRSSGSHPEWMVLQVIPVIPPDLRPLVPLDGGRFATSDLNDLYRRVINRNNRLKRLIELNAPDIIVRNEKRMLQEAVDALFDNGRRGRPITGANKRPLKSLSDMLKGKTGRFRQNLLGKRVDYSGRSVIVVGPELRLHQCGLPKKMALELFKPFIYGKLEERGLVTTIKSAKKMVETERPEVWDILDEVIREHPVMLNRAPTLHRLGIQAFEPVLIEGKAIQLHPLVCAAFNADFDGDQMAVHVPLSIEAQVEARVLMMSTNNILSPAHGKPIIVPTQDIVLGLYYATRHRPGAMGEQKRFSNFEEVRVAYDQGAVALHAAIKVRHEGKVVDTTVGRVLVYEVVPPDVDFKYVNCVLTKRTLGELVDSTYRQCGNKACVILADRLKDLGYAMATRSGASICIKDMKIPVGKGRLLGEAGDSVREIQKQYEAGFITNGERYNKVVDIWANVTDRIAEEMMSGIATETITVPADVAAGAKETKHEVVSFNPVFMMADSGARGSAQQIRQLAGMRGLMAKPSGEIIETPITANFREGLTVLQYFISTHGARKGLADTALKTANSGYLTRRLVDVAQDCVITTEDCGALDGIDITPLIEGGEIIERLGDRILGRVALEDILDPFSNEVLVAAGKEIDEGLVEIIENAGVERVTIRSVLTCQVRRGVCALCYGRDLARGKLVGMGESIGVIAAQSIGEPGTQLTMRTFHIGGTASRRAERTTLEPRNDGVVRFVSVEFVEDRDGHLVVMNRNAEISIVEVLEEGQQRERERYPLVHGARIRKRDGERVKAGELIAEWDPFMTPIITDVGGSAHFEDIVDSETMEERVDPNTGLATKVITASKAAKDRRPTIIIRDAEGRPMLRPRGNEARYSLPEGAYLNAEEGTQVMPGDVIAKIPRETTKTKDITGGLPRVAELFEARRPKEIAAISDIDGVVSFGKDTKGKRKIVVSPDAGDPREFLIGKGKHILVQEGDYIRAGQQLHAGSSNPHDILTVKGEKELAAYMVDEVQEIYRLQGVRINDKHIEVIVRQMLRRVRVKDPGDSTMLVGDQIEKGRFEDLNNGLLEEGKRPVIAEPMLLGITKASLATESFISAASFQETTKVLTEAAVYGWTDHLRGLKENVIMGRLIPAGTGLVGYLGVDIDVPGVGEQAEDDLTQALRL